One stretch of Desulfatibacillum aliphaticivorans DSM 15576 DNA includes these proteins:
- a CDS encoding lysophospholipid acyltransferase family protein, with protein MHYTMFDTPILRTIFRWISVSGLWAFGWKTEGDPPESPKYVLIAAPHTSNWDLLATLCIAFKYRIKIYWMGKDSLFRFPMGPVLKWLGGIPVVRSRSTNMVERAAAEFSNHDQLVLVIPPEGTRGKVRWWKTGFYYIAHTAKVPIVMGFVDFGRKVGGLGPEFIPTGDIDKDMEEIKAFYKNIKGKRQALFSDQSVSLQRSQKEEIHFKTEEESDVKKAV; from the coding sequence ATGCACTATACTATGTTCGACACCCCTATATTGCGCACCATCTTTCGTTGGATTTCCGTGTCCGGCCTGTGGGCCTTTGGATGGAAGACCGAAGGCGATCCCCCGGAATCGCCCAAATACGTGCTCATTGCAGCGCCCCACACCTCCAATTGGGACCTTCTGGCCACCCTGTGCATAGCCTTCAAATACCGTATAAAAATCTACTGGATGGGCAAGGACTCGTTGTTCCGCTTTCCCATGGGCCCGGTGCTGAAATGGCTGGGCGGCATCCCCGTGGTGCGCAGCCGGTCCACCAACATGGTGGAGCGGGCGGCTGCGGAATTTTCCAACCACGACCAGCTGGTCCTGGTGATCCCCCCGGAAGGAACCCGGGGCAAGGTGCGTTGGTGGAAAACCGGTTTTTATTACATCGCCCATACCGCCAAGGTTCCCATCGTTATGGGCTTTGTGGATTTCGGCCGCAAGGTGGGAGGGCTTGGACCCGAATTCATTCCCACGGGCGACATCGACAAGGACATGGAGGAAATCAAAGCCTTTTACAAGAACATCAAGGGCAAGCGGCAGGCTCTTTTTTCAGATCAAAGCGTGTCTTTGCAGAGGTCTCAAAAAGAGGAGATCCATTTTAAGACCGAAGAGGAAAGCGACGTAAAAAAAGCGGTGTAG